The genomic window GTGATGAACTGCGTCTGGTTGAAGATGTTGAAGGCCTCGGCCCGGAACTGCAATGTGCGCTGCTCGCCGCCGATGTTGAAGTTCTTGAGCAGGGACATGTCGAAGTTGGTACGGCCCGGGTTGTTCAGAAAGTTGCGGCCGGCATTGCCCTGGGTCAGGCCTCGGGGAGCTACAAACATGCAGGGGTTGGCCAGCAGCGGACCGACGGTCCCCTTACTGCTGTTCGCGGTGTTGCAGTTAGAGCCGCTCGCGAGGTCGGGATACGAATCAGCACCCAAACCGAGAGCAAAGCCAGCGTTGTCGAGCTGCGAAATGCCCGTGCTGCTGGCCCCGTTGACAACGCTGAATGGCGTACCCGACTGGTAAGTAGTAATGCCTTGGACTGCCCAGCCGTCTAGCAGAGTACGAGTCAGCTTCGACGGACCACCGTACGGTGGCAGATCCGGAGCGGAGGGGCAGTCCTGGCAGTGCGCGTAAGACCGCAGATGTTCTACCAATCGCAGCATCGGCAATTGGTAGAGATAAGTGATGTTCAGCAGATGGCGCTGATCAAAGTCGGAGCTGGCGCGGTTCGCAGCCAGGTCGAAGGCATCAACGAAGTTGGATTCGAAACGATCGGAGGCTGAATCCAGCGAGTGCCCGTAGGTATAGGAGATGCCCAGATCCAACGGTCCGTGGTTGTGGCGCAGGGTGAACTGCATGGAATGATAAACGGAGCTGGCAACGTTTTCGATCGCGGTGATACCGCCAATGCCCTGATACGGACGCAGCAAATTGAGGGAGAAATTGATGCTGTTGAATCCGGGCGGGGCCGGAGTGCCATCACAGGCGGCGATCAAAGCCAGTACGGCGATGGGATTGTCTTTGTAGTAGAGCTTGGAACCGTTGGAGAGCGTGAAAAAGCCCAAGGGGTCGTAAGGATTGCTAAGAGGAATTTGATTGGAAGCACAGAGATGGCTGGTGAGGGGCTCGCCTGGGCCGAAGGGATTATTTGCGTCAGAAACCGGTCTAAGTTGATTGCGTTGCATGGCGACCGCCAGATGGGTTCCCTTGCTGCCCACGTAAGAGACGGTTATCGCTGTGTCTTTAGCGATTTCCTGTTGCACGCCAAAACTCCATTGCTGCACGTATGGCCACACTGTCTTGGCCGGGATGGAAATCACATTCAGTGGATACGCATAGGGGACCTCAGCCTTAGGATTGCCAGTGTAATACCCTATCTGCTGATAACTTAGAGGGTTGTCTTCCTGCATGCTCAGAACCTGCGGCGGGTTCCCCATCAGCGATCCTGCGTTGGCCTCGCTGCCCGTGCCGTGTTCAAAGAACACACCGTAACCGCCACGGATGGAGATCTTTCCCTGGCCAGTGGGGTCCCAGGCGAAGCCGATACGCGGAGCTGGATTGAAGACATGCGAGCTTTGGCAACTGGCGGGAACGCCGTTCTTGCCGCATGCCACCAGACCGTTGGTCATGACCGCATTGAGATTATTAACATCGAGAGGAAGAGGAGACGGTGCAAGGGGATTTGTGACGTTCTTTAAATATCCATGCTGGTAGTCAACGACGAGGTTGGCTTTGGCCATCAATGTAGGGTCGTAAGCGCTGGCTTGCCAGTTATACAAGGCGCCGCCTTCGGGCTGCCAGTTGCCGAACAGGCTGACCCTCATGCCCAAATTGACAACCAGACGGGGGGTGACATGCCAGTCGTCTTGCACGTAGGGCTCAATGATCCAGTAGCGGACCCTGTAGCTGCTTTGGGCGCTATCCTGCTGGTAAGACAGAATCTGGCCTCCTGACGGCAAGAGCGTAGCCGAGCCAAAGTTGTAAAGAAAGTCTGCAAAGGCATTATCGCTGGTGTGAATGCTGCCAATGTTTTTAAAGGTCAGCACTCCCTGCGTGTCGCCGCTATTGGCCCCGTTGGCCGCGTTGATCTCATGGCGCCGGGCCTTGATGTACTGCACTCCGACTTGCAGGGTGTGTTTGCCGATGACCTTGTTGATACTGTCGAGAAACTCTATCGTGCCGCGCCGGTGAGACCAGGGCATGTAGGCAGTATCCACGGTAAGCCCGGTCCCGCCATAAATGGCATTGTTTCCGCCGATGACAATCGCAGGAAGCTTCCCTCCAAATCCGTTGTTAAACAGACGTCCCATGGGGAACTGCAGGGCATCAAGCGGCGAACGGTCCAAGGAAACACCGGCGCCGGGCTGATCGGCAAGATTGATGTTCTGCACAGTGATGCCGAAGGAAAATGTATTCAGGAAGGTCGGAGAAATCATCGTGGTCACATGTACAGACCCACTCGTACCGGGACCGATGAAGCGATTGAGCACGGAGGGAAAGCTGTTGGGCTGATTTTCCCATTGCGGGACGGCGGTGGAGGTCTCCCAGTGGTCGTGTATGCCGGTCAAAGACAGCTGGGTTTTGGAGCCGAAGTTGTGATCAATTCGCAGCAGATCTTCCCGCCAGGAGGTGCTGGGTGAAACTGCCGTGACATAGCAATGCTGCTGATTGTCATCAGGGTTTGCCTTGAAGTTACAACCCACGGCCGAATTCGCTCGCGGGACCAGGCCGGCTTTCAGAAGCGTTGAGGCAACCGGATCAATGAGAAACCGGTTATCTGTAAAAGTTCGCCGCTGGTTTGAAGTCCCCTGCGAAGGACAGTCGGGAAATTTTGAGCGATCAAAATCCACAGTTTCGCCAGCGTTCACAATAGCAGGACACACGTCGCTGAAATCGGCAACGCTGCTGTAGCTCTGGGTCACAGGGTTCCAGCCACGCTCGGCATCGGAAGGAACCGCCTGGTTGAATTCGTAGGGGCTCTTCTCCTGGCGAAATTCTTCGGAGACAAAGAAGAACGTCTTGTTCTTATTGGTGTTGTACACATGCGGGATGAAAAGAGGCCCACCTACTGTGAAGCCATAATCATTTCTGCGGTACAGTGGGGCCTTGCCGGGCGCATCGAAATAATTGCGCGAGTTGAATGCCTCGTTGCGCAGAAACTCATAGGCGTTTCCATGAAACCGCGGACCGCCAGACTTGGGGGTAACCAGGGTTGTACCAGAGGCGCTGCGTCCGTATTCCGCGCCGTAATTAGAGGTCAGGACCTTCAATTCCTGGATGGCATCCAAACTGGGGTAGACAAGCAGGGTGCTATGCCCGTGGCTGGCGGCAATATCAGTGTTCAACACATCGGTGCCATCCACACTGAAAGTGTTGTATTCGGTGCGGCCGCCATTGACACTGTATTTGGCGCTCCCTACTACACCCACCTTGGCTTCATCCTGCCCGGTCTGGTTGCTCACCCCAGGAGCTAGAGCGATCAAGGTTGAGAAGTTGCGACCGTTCAAGGCAATCGACACGATTTGCTTCTGAGTCAGCGTACCCGAGACCTCGGCGTTCTCGGTTTCCACCTGCGTGGCCCGCTGACCTTCGACGTTCACCTCGGTCGAGCTACCGGCGGCCTGCAGCGGGGCGTCAAGAGAGACACTTTCCCCAGAGGTCATGTTAAGCCCTTCGGTCTTGAACTCCGCGAAGCCCTTGGCTGTGACCGAGACGTTGTACTGGCCGGGAGCTAATCCGGTAATCCGGTACTTACCTTCGCCGTTTGTGACAGCGGTCTTGGATTCGCCGGCGGCGTTCCGCACGGTTACAGTGGCCCCTACCACTACCGCGCCGGAGGCGTCAGTAACAGTCCCTTCCAAAGCGGTCGTGCCGCTCGAGACGGCAGCGGTTGCCGTTTCGTTCTGGGAACTCGGACTGGAGGCGTTCTGTGCCTGACACAAGGTGGCAAGCAGGACGAATATGAGCAATGCAATTGAAATGTTTCGCATTAGTTTCCTTTTTTGGGAGGTTATCTTCTGGACATTGCGATGGCTGGAATCCGGACACTACTGAGTGCGTTTCGTTAAGCCCAATCTCTACTGGGCGGGCTTGGTTCGCGCCGCTGCTTCCTTGGATTCGGGCTTGGTATCTTTTTGGGACTGGAGTTCGGTGGCAATCCACACGAACAGGTTGCCGTCGGCAACCGCGCTGTGGAACTGCAGCATATTGTGATACTCGATGACCTTTGCCGTCGAAGGCGCGGCGGCCTTAAGCTTGCCTACAGCGTCGGTGGGCTCACCATTTGGCTCCACGAACTGGATGCGGATGCTGCGGGATTTCAGTTCCGGCAGAAAGCGAACCGGTTCCAGGGGCTCCAACTGTTTGAGAAAATCTGGCTTCAAATAATCTGCACGAGCCTCCTTCTGTAGTACGTCGGTCTTGGCCAGCCAGTCGGGCCAGTCTCCCCAAGGATCAAGCAGGTCGAGCGCCTTGAGGCGGGGGTCTGCGGCAGCAGCGAGAATGGCAATGGCGCCGCCGGAGCCTTGTCCGAAGATGCCAACCCGGCTTATATCAAGGTCGCCCCTGGAATCAAGATAGTTCAGGACCATTTGTACGTCATGCACGGTCGAGGCCAGCGCTTCAGGAAGCTCGCTGACGAACCACTGCCTGGGTGGGTGATGTTCAGCGCGGTGTCCGGTAAACGCCGACACAAAACCTATGGCCGCGGCACCGTTCTGGGTCACACGCTGGCAATAGCCGTCATTCTTGAAGCGGTCAGTCTCGCTGGGGAAACCATAGAGATAGAGCACGACCGGCGGATTCTTCACGCCAATCGGGCGAATCACGTATAAATCAATAGGATCGTTCGGCCGCCAGCGCACCTGCCACAGCTCCCGAATAAATGTCTTGGTGTGTTCTCTGCTGCCTAGCAGAGGTGGCTCGGCATGCAAGTCACTGCCTACCAAGGATAGAGACGAGAAATCCTCTTTCGCGCGAAGCACGGTCACTTCACCCGAGGGTGTCACTCCAAGCCGCGTCCCGGTTGGCAGGTCGATCTGAGGCGTCGGTTCCATGGACTCCGCAGGCGTGACTGGAGGCGCCGATTGTGCGGGTGTGGATCCCGCGGGCTTTTGCTCCTGGCTGCCAGCAAGAAATACCGAGAGAAATGGCAACAATACAACCGCGATATAAATCCTGTAAGACAGAAGGCGAATCAACAAAAGTTCTCCTTGAGTAATGAAATGCAGGGCTGATTCACGAATTCTTTCGAGGAACCAGTTCTAAACTCTGACTCACACATGGACCGAAGCAAGAATGCAGCTTGCCCCCAACCTTCGGGAGCAAGCTGCTTTTCGTTTAGCGGTTCAAGGTAACGTTGCGACTACTGCTTCAGGCTGACCTGCTGGTTCCCGCCGGTGTCGGCGATGAAATCCTGCTCAGACTGAATGGTCAGAACCGCACCACCCATATCGCCGCCGGTCTCAGGTACGCCCGCCTTGAAGCCGTTGTTCGGGCCGAAGGCGATGCCGTTGTCGCGCACGGCCTGACCGTAGTGCGAACGGAATACCTGCATCAAAGGCGCAGGCACCAGGTCAGTGAAGATGCCGGTAGACGGATTGGAAGCCGCCTGGGCATAGCTGACCATCGCCGCAGCGATGCTGGTCGAATCGGAAGCATCGTACATCAACCGATAGTAGCTCCAGACGGGATAAGTGCCGTTGACGATGTTGGGGAAGCTCAGGAGCGGGCAGCTCGGTGAGCAGGCTGGAGGGATACCAATGCCATTGGGATTATCGCTGGCGGCGGCGTAGAGCGGTTCGATGCCGTCAACCGAAAGGTATTTGATGTTAGCTTTGCCTGCAAAGGTGCTGAAACCCCAGAAAGCATAGCCGAGGCCATCCGCATTGTTGTTCACCGCGGTCACGCACTCGCCGGTGCCGACGCAACGGCCACGGGTAGCGTGGTGAGCAAGCGAATCAACGTTGGGATAGATGTGCCACAGTGGGTTGCCGCTTTCCACGGTGCAGGGTTTAACGGTGCAAGAGGTATCGGCGGGATTGATATTGGTGTCCTGTCCGTTGACAAAGCCAGGGGAAAAATACAATTCACCGGCAAGCTCCTGGGAGGCTGGAACGTTCCACTCCATGGTGTTGTAGGTGCCGGAAAGAGGCTCACGGATGTAGGTGTGGAGTGCGAAATCGCTAAGAGTGTTGTCTCTGGAAGCAAACAGGTCGCGGGTGCGGCTGAGATTCCCAGTGAGGGCCTTGGCGAGCATGAAGCGGTTGATGTTCTTGAGATTGGGATCGCCGAGGTGGCCAGCGGTACTCAGCGACTTGTTAACGATGACCATAACCGGGGCGGCGCCGGTGGAGAGTTCGACATAGTGGCGAACCGCGCCGAGAGTGATGGGATCAACGTCGCCCGGGTCAATCGCAAAATCAACCGGGTTGGCCTTTGCGCCGCTTTGCGAGCTCTGGATCGAGGTGCCGATAGGAGACGGACCGTAACCCTGGCCGGTGATGCTGCGGCCTGGGGCTTGGGCGCCGTAGGCGCTCTGAACGCGCATGCTGGCGAACTTGGCGTCTTCGGGCCGGATGTCGGTCGCGGCGGCGTTAAACGTCGCGCCGTTCGCGAATGACTGGATCTGGGCAGGAAGAGGTTCACCGGCGCCGAGTAGCGGAACGATATTGGCATCGGCCACGCCGACCAGGCTGGCGGGCAGCACCAGCGTGCCACTGGCCTGGTAGCCACGGACGCCTACGATAGAGTCGGTGGCAAGATAGAAGCAAACAGAGCCACCCGGGTTACCGGCGGCGGCGGCATCGTTCCAGACAATCCAGATATTGCCGTCTTCATTCACAATGCTGCTACCGGCGCGGGTATCGGAGAGGCTGATGTGGACGGTGCTGCTGCTCTTTTGGGTCCAGTGGTGAGTACCGCACAGAGGTCCGCCGGCAAAGATGGTAGCGCCGGCGGCGAGACCGAAGGTGTTGAACTGCGCGGATGAGCCCAGGGCATAGAACGTCAGCGCCGGGGGAGTTACCGCTTGGGCTTGGTTGACGAACAGCAGTGCCGCTGCAAGCGACAAAGCCGCAAGATATGATTTCAGGTTCTTCATTTCGCAAACTCCTTGGAGGTGCTGGCTATGTTGTGCCAGACCGGGTTGCGGGTGGATAATACAGAACGGATGTGTGCATCTGTTCTGCGCCTCTAGAAATCCAAATGCGCTGGCCATCCGACTAAAGAGAGCTAGTGCGCATGGATGGTGGTGGTGGTTATGGGCGAATGTGCACATCCGCCCGCTTCTTACTCAAAGCCTGCATTGGGTGCCGCACTTGAATATAGGCGGTAGACAACTCTCCTACATTAACGTGCGTTAAAATGACCGTTAATTTTTCTTGAGCGACATGCTCTGTCATCGCTCCCTTTAAGAAATCGAGACTAACTGAACTCGTCATGGGAGAACCTAGAGGCCCATTAGGACAGAATTTCGCGTCCAGTGAAAGCACCCGTGAATGTCTTCCAGGCTGTGATGGCCTTCCGGGCCAGTGACAGCCGTGCCTTCGCTCTGTAAAGAAGCACCGCCACATGCCATCACGGTTTACTGATGAATTGCTGCTAACTGAGCGCTCACTGTGCGAACGATCTCATTGGCTCGACGCATTGTCTTGAGCCTGGCCCGGACCTCGGCGACTTGAGAGGCGAGTTGGGCGATCTGCACCTGCTGCGCCCTAATCTGCTGCTGTTGTTGGTTGATCAGAACCTGTTGTTCTTTCGTCGCCTCGATGAGCAGGGCCGTAAGGCGGCCGTAATCCACGCCTGCGGCCTGCTTGCCGTCGCTGGCCCAACTGACGACCTCGGGAACAACTTCGCCGACCTCTTCTGCAATAACACCAACCTCGTGTTTGCCGCTGGTGGTGAGATCGTAGGAGACACCACGGAGCTGCTGAACCTTAGCCAGCGCACCATGAAGTGTGTGAATGTTGGTCTTCCAGCGGCGCGAGCTGTATGTGTCCCATCCATCGCTGATGGCGTGGCCGGCGCCCTGGGCGATGGTGAAGACGTTCGCCGGCATTGTGGTACCGATGCCGACGTTGACCGCGTTCACTCCGGTCCCGCCAAGCACCAAAGAGTTGCTCTGCGACACGAGAGCATTGGCTCCAACCGCCGTGGAGTTGAACAACTGGGTCGGAGTCCCTGACCCGGCCTGGTAGCCTATCCAGGTATTATTGTTGCCAGAGACATTCTGGTTCTCCGGTATTGCGGTGTATCCGGCCTGGTAGCCGATCGCAACGTTATTGCTGCCCGTCGTCATGAGGGCAACAGACTCGAAACCAACAGAGACGTTATTACTGCCAGTCGTGACACCGCAGAAGCTCCCTTGGCCGAGGGCGGTGTTGTAACTGCCTGAATAGCCTACAGCACCGCTGATTGTTATGCAGTTGCCACCCCACATCGCATCCTGGCCGAGCGACGTATTGAAGCT from Terriglobales bacterium includes these protein-coding regions:
- a CDS encoding carboxypeptidase regulatory-like domain-containing protein — protein: MRNISIALLIFVLLATLCQAQNASSPSSQNETATAAVSSGTTALEGTVTDASGAVVVGATVTVRNAAGESKTAVTNGEGKYRITGLAPGQYNVSVTAKGFAEFKTEGLNMTSGESVSLDAPLQAAGSSTEVNVEGQRATQVETENAEVSGTLTQKQIVSIALNGRNFSTLIALAPGVSNQTGQDEAKVGVVGSAKYSVNGGRTEYNTFSVDGTDVLNTDIAASHGHSTLLVYPSLDAIQELKVLTSNYGAEYGRSASGTTLVTPKSGGPRFHGNAYEFLRNEAFNSRNYFDAPGKAPLYRRNDYGFTVGGPLFIPHVYNTNKNKTFFFVSEEFRQEKSPYEFNQAVPSDAERGWNPVTQSYSSVADFSDVCPAIVNAGETVDFDRSKFPDCPSQGTSNQRRTFTDNRFLIDPVASTLLKAGLVPRANSAVGCNFKANPDDNQQHCYVTAVSPSTSWREDLLRIDHNFGSKTQLSLTGIHDHWETSTAVPQWENQPNSFPSVLNRFIGPGTSGSVHVTTMISPTFLNTFSFGITVQNINLADQPGAGVSLDRSPLDALQFPMGRLFNNGFGGKLPAIVIGGNNAIYGGTGLTVDTAYMPWSHRRGTIEFLDSINKVIGKHTLQVGVQYIKARRHEINAANGANSGDTQGVLTFKNIGSIHTSDNAFADFLYNFGSATLLPSGGQILSYQQDSAQSSYRVRYWIIEPYVQDDWHVTPRLVVNLGMRVSLFGNWQPEGGALYNWQASAYDPTLMAKANLVVDYQHGYLKNVTNPLAPSPLPLDVNNLNAVMTNGLVACGKNGVPASCQSSHVFNPAPRIGFAWDPTGQGKISIRGGYGVFFEHGTGSEANAGSLMGNPPQVLSMQEDNPLSYQQIGYYTGNPKAEVPYAYPLNVISIPAKTVWPYVQQWSFGVQQEIAKDTAITVSYVGSKGTHLAVAMQRNQLRPVSDANNPFGPGEPLTSHLCASNQIPLSNPYDPLGFFTLSNGSKLYYKDNPIAVLALIAACDGTPAPPGFNSINFSLNLLRPYQGIGGITAIENVASSVYHSMQFTLRHNHGPLDLGISYTYGHSLDSASDRFESNFVDAFDLAANRASSDFDQRHLLNITYLYQLPMLRLVEHLRSYAHCQDCPSAPDLPPYGGPSKLTRTLLDGWAVQGITTYQSGTPFSVVNGASSTGISQLDNAGFALGLGADSYPDLASGSNCNTANSSKGTVGPLLANPCMFVAPRGLTQGNAGRNFLNNPGRTNFDMSLLKNFNIGGEQRTLQFRAEAFNIFNQTQFITYDPIKGNTASNTISCYDTTTFSAGAPGCLAGNGFLHPVEAHRPRTLQFGLKLQF
- a CDS encoding tail fiber domain-containing protein translates to MRRVFVGLLVFVASLCHAQVTSVFGRTGAVSAIAGDYTAAQVTNAVDSTQTYLNPVWLLTLDWSKITNVPLSVAGTGNLAVGTATMDPASISGNSDTAVGHAALNALTSATDDTAVGEDALVSVTTGSFNTAVGSLAGAYITTGVGNTAVGKQALQMDVSGNDNTAVGQLTLLHSMGNYNTAVGMDSQNEDSTGSFNTSLGQDAMWGGNCITISGAVGYSGSYNTALGQGSFCGVTTGSNNVSVGFESVALMTTGSNNVAIGYQAGYTAIPENQNVSGNNNTWIGYQAGSGTPTQLFNSTAVGANALVSQSNSLVLGGTGVNAVNVGIGTTMPANVFTIAQGAGHAISDGWDTYSSRRWKTNIHTLHGALAKVQQLRGVSYDLTTSGKHEVGVIAEEVGEVVPEVVSWASDGKQAAGVDYGRLTALLIEATKEQQVLINQQQQQIRAQQVQIAQLASQVAEVRARLKTMRRANEIVRTVSAQLAAIHQ